GAGGCCGTTGTTGACGACTTCTCGTAGCGTCTCGTTCAGAGCGAACCCGCCGATGTTCAGGTTGACCGCCGTCTCCCAGAACCGCTCATAGCTTTCACCACCCGGCAGGTTCGCCCACACGATCGCGACGACCGCCGCGATGAGCAGCAGGACACCAGACGCCGCCTCGATCTGCATGAACCGCAGCACAGGAGAAATGAAGATCCTCGGAACGGGCCGCTGAGAATGCAGCCACGTACGATGAACGCGATCACGATCCGGC
This sequence is a window from Actinomycetota bacterium. Protein-coding genes within it:
- a CDS encoding Na+/H+ antiporter NhaA, which codes for MQIEAASGVLLLIAAVVAIVWANLPGGESYERFWETAVNLNIGGFALNETLREVVNNGLMTIFFFVIGLEIKRELAVGELRDPKAAGLPAFAALGAT